From the Huiozyma naganishii CBS 8797 chromosome 13, complete genome genome, the window TGACTTCGGAACCACCGGTTGCACAACAATCTCAAAGGGCCGGGAGCAACCCCTACAGCAGTTCGAAAAGGTACTCGTACATGGACAATATTCGGAAATTATCCACTCAGTTACAACAGAGCGTACAAAGACAATCATCGCCTTCCCAGTATGAACGGCAACCATCACTGGTCAAGTCACAAACAGGTGGGAACCTGATGAACCAGAGACCAAATGATCAGTTGAGGCATGTGTCAAACTCCTCCTCTCTATCCACAAACAGGTACTCACTGCACGAGTCCAACTTACCAAGCTATGGTACAAGGGACTACCCTGTAGGCAACACCGAGTACAGGAACATCGACCATGAGCTGTCCCGCTCAGATCAGGACACGACCGATCGCGATGTGGAGAGATCAAACCCGgaaatccaaaaaatgaagacCATTGACTCAAGGACGCCACTAACTTCAAACCATGCCATCAACGACAAAGAGCTCCAAACGTATAACGGGAGGCATTTGGAGGCCACACAAAACGATGCCCGCTCCACCCATACCAAGACTGAATCAACAACGGACTCGAGTTCTTCTAACCCTACTGACTTTACCGCAAATGCTAGAAGACGGCCCAGTATGGAGTCCATGAGCACATCGGTGTCATCGATGGCATCCAGTATCGATGACAAGCAAAGATTTGCCAAGTCATGGAACTCTGCCAATAGGAAACGTAAATCGATGAGCCATATCGGGTACACTGATCAACACGCGTTGAGTGTCCCGCTTGACCAAAAACCAAACGATATGAGACAGGAGAGCTCAAACACTATACTGATCAAATCTGTCGGAAGCCATCAATTCAATGAGAGGAGTCCACAGGTTCAAAGACCTTCCAATATAACCGCCAGCAATCACACCAGAAGGAAATCGATGGTCTCAAacaattctttgaacccAATTGGGGACGCCCTGTACGAGATGGAGAAATTGCAAGGCGGTGTTAGCAACGATTCCACGTTGGGGAGAGTGAAGGATAACGGGATTGTAGTGACATTACCGATTGTGACCAAGACGGGGAAAGACGTTATCAAATACGCCAAGGCGACGTACCCGCTGTTGGACAACTCTGCAGCCGAGGTAGCGCATTTTGATAAGGGCGATTACTTGTTGATTACTGAGGTGGTCAGCGAAGATTGGTACCTGGGGGAAGTATACGATGACGATAAGATCGAACCAGACCATAAGTTTGGATTAATCCCATTCAATTTCATCCAAATTTTGACATGATGGGGTGGAAGGGACAATTCCTGACTGTAATTACGACTTGTGCAAGTGGTAAACACAGGGACTCTATGTAGTATTAGTACAACTATgcattttttcttgaagtatATGAATAAGTCATTTAAGATTACTTTTAGTACATTCTATATTCCAGTAGTGTACTGGCCTGATGAAATTCCGGTCTCGAGGGTCCTCGTCAAGGCGGGTCTTGGTTCTTCGATCTCTCGGTTCTTTTCGTCGACAATGTGGTCCTCGTACTCTGTACTGGGCGTGCTCCCCTTCGACGTCGCAGTGCGTTGCGATCCCATCCCACTTTCCAGATCTTGCTCCTTGTTCCCTTTGAGTTCACTCTGAGCTCTCTCCTCTGCCTCGATCTCGTCTTTAGCCCATTTCCGGAACACGGGGACGAAGAAACTTGCAGTGAGTACTTGAATCGCTTGGTAGAGC encodes:
- the HOF1 gene encoding formin-binding protein HOF1 (similar to Saccharomyces cerevisiae HOF1 (YMR032W); ancestral locus Anc_2.591), which encodes MSYDYKSCFWDPHDDGVNVLLSHIASGIRSCHTMEQFFKQRSELEKDYARRLGAIREKLNKDCEKQAEYGKLGAAYGSLLGIEKARAQAYSKKAELLYRKLFSDVKLVSAELQARYTTLSGKVEKLRMDKYNKRKGCDELQKRLEEAEVRARALKLNQNNTIGARRTEQNTRELAKWEANVKEISTQLSVLKKEYKASQKFWLHEWADVTAQIQDMENARISFLQRKLQDYADVTIEASVLEQSKMDLLISELSSFTPMDDISKFSSDFGTGRLKDKHQRNLTSEPPVAQQSQRAGSNPYSSSKRYSYMDNIRKLSTQLQQSVQRQSSPSQYERQPSLVKSQTGGNLMNQRPNDQLRHVSNSSSLSTNRYSLHESNLPSYGTRDYPVGNTEYRNIDHELSRSDQDTTDRDVERSNPEIQKMKTIDSRTPLTSNHAINDKELQTYNGRHLEATQNDARSTHTKTESTTDSSSSNPTDFTANARRRPSMESMSTSVSSMASSIDDKQRFAKSWNSANRKRKSMSHIGYTDQHALSVPLDQKPNDMRQESSNTILIKSVGSHQFNERSPQVQRPSNITASNHTRRKSMVSNNSLNPIGDALYEMEKLQGGVSNDSTLGRVKDNGIVVTLPIVTKTGKDVIKYAKATYPLLDNSAAEVAHFDKGDYLLITEVVSEDWYLGEVYDDDKIEPDHKFGLIPFNFIQILT